One genomic window of Equus caballus isolate H_3958 breed thoroughbred chromosome 6, TB-T2T, whole genome shotgun sequence includes the following:
- the GPR162 gene encoding probable G-protein coupled receptor 162 isoform X2, protein MARGGAGAEEASLRSNALSWLACGLLALLANAWIILSISAKQQKHKPLELLLCFLAGTHILMAAVPLTTFAVVQLRRQASSDYDWNESICKVFVSTYYTLALATCFTVASLSYHRMWMVRWPVNYRLSNAKKQALHAVMGIWMVSFILSTLPSIGWHNNGERYYARGCQFIVSKIGLGFGVCFSLLLLGGIVMGLVCVAITFYQTLWARPRRARQARRAGGVGGAKGGGPGGLGTRPAFEVPAIVVEDARGKRRSSLDGSESAKTSLQVTNLVSAIVFLYDSLTGVPILVVSFFSLKSDSAPPWMVLAVLWCSMAQTLLLPSFIWSCERYRADVRTVWEQCVAIMSEEDGDDDGGCDDYADGRVCKVRFDANGATGPGGRDPTQVKLLPGRHMLFPPLERVHYLQVPLSRRLSHDETNIFTTPRAPGSFLHKWSSSDDIRVLPAQSRALGGPPEYLGGRQRLEDEEDEEEAEGPSPRRLRPLGLSPRRLSLGSPDSRALGLPLGLSSGRRCSLTGGEGNARAWGGSWGPGNPIFPQLTL, encoded by the exons ATGgctcggggcggggcgggggcagaGGAGGCCTCCCTGCGCTCCAATGCGCTGTCCTGGCTGGCCTGTGGGCTCCTGGCACTGCTGGCCAATGCCTGGATCATCCTCAGCATCTCGGCCAAGCAGCAGAAGCACAAGCCGCTGGAGTTGCTGCTCTGCTTCCTGGCAGGCACACACATACTCATGGCGGCTGTGCCCCTCACCACCTTCGCTGTGGTGCAGCTGCGGCGCCAGGCTTCCTCCGACTATGACTGGAATGAAAGCATTTGCAAGGTCTTTGTGTCCACCTACTACACACTGGCCCTGGCCACCTGCTTCACAGTCGCCTCCCTCTCTTACCATCGCATGTGGATGGTGCGTTGGCCCGTCAACTACCGCCTCAGCAACGCCAAGAAGCAGGCGCTGCATGCTGTCATGGGCATCTGGATGGTCAGCTTCATCCTCTCCACACTGCCTTCCATTGGCTGGCACAACAATGGCGAGCGCTACTACGCCCGAGGCTGCCAGTTCATAGTCTCCAAGATTGGCCTCGGTTTTGGCGTCTGCTTCAGCCTCTTGCTACTTGGGGGCATCGTCATGGGGCTGGTCTGTGTGGCCATCACCTTCTACCAGACACTGTGGGCCCGGCCCCGGAGGGCTCGGCAGGCTCGGAGAGCGGGGGGTGTAGGCGGGGCCAAGGGTGGTGGGCCAGGGGGTTTGGGCACCCGGCCAGCCTTTGAGGTGCCAGCCATTGTGGTGGAGGATGCCCGAGGGAAGCGGCGGTCCTCGCTGGATGGCTCCGAGTCGGCCAAGACATCCCTGCAGGTCACCAACTTGGTCAGCGCCATCGTCTTTCTCTATGACTCACTCACGGGGGTGCCCATCTTG GTGGTGAGCTTCTTCTCCCTTAAGTCGGACTCGGCTCCCCCGTGGATGGTGCTGGCTGTGCTGTGGTGCTCCATGGCACAGACGCTGCTGCTGCCCTCCTTCATCTGGTCCTGCGAGCGCTACCGCGCTGACGTGCGCACGGTGTGGGAGCAGTGCGTGGCTATCATGTCGGAGGAGGATGGCGACGACG ATGGGGGCTGTGATGACTATGCAGATGGCCGGGTGTGCAAAGTTCGCTTTGATGCTAATGGGGCCACAGGACCAGGGGGCAGGGACCCCACCCAGGTGAAGCTGCTGCCTGGAAGGCACATGCTCTTTCCCCCTCTGGAGAGGGTCCACTACTTACAG GTCCCTCTGTCCCGCCGCCTGTCCCACGATGAGACCAACATCTTCACTACTCCTCGGGCACCAGGCTCCTTCCTGCACAAGTGGTCGTCCTCTGATGACATCCGGGTCCTCCCAGCCCAGAGCCGGGCCCTGGGGGGCCCTCCTGAGTACCTGGGAGGAAGACAAAGGTTGGAGGATGAGGAGGACGAAGAGGAGGCTGAAG GGCCCTCTCCTCGCCGGCTCAGGCCACTGGGCCTCTCACCCCGCCGACTCTCCCTTGGATCCCCTGATAGCAGAGCCCTGGGACTTCCACTGGGGCTGAGTTCAGGGAGACGCTGCTCCCTGACAGGAGGTGAGGGTAATGCAAGAGCTTGGGGAGGGTCCTGGGGCCCAGGTAACCCTATCTTTCCCCAGCTGACCCTGTGA
- the GPR162 gene encoding probable G-protein coupled receptor 162 isoform X1 → MARGGAGAEEASLRSNALSWLACGLLALLANAWIILSISAKQQKHKPLELLLCFLAGTHILMAAVPLTTFAVVQLRRQASSDYDWNESICKVFVSTYYTLALATCFTVASLSYHRMWMVRWPVNYRLSNAKKQALHAVMGIWMVSFILSTLPSIGWHNNGERYYARGCQFIVSKIGLGFGVCFSLLLLGGIVMGLVCVAITFYQTLWARPRRARQARRAGGVGGAKGGGPGGLGTRPAFEVPAIVVEDARGKRRSSLDGSESAKTSLQVTNLVSAIVFLYDSLTGVPILVVSFFSLKSDSAPPWMVLAVLWCSMAQTLLLPSFIWSCERYRADVRTVWEQCVAIMSEEDGDDDGGCDDYADGRVCKVRFDANGATGPGGRDPTQVKLLPGRHMLFPPLERVHYLQVPLSRRLSHDETNIFTTPRAPGSFLHKWSSSDDIRVLPAQSRALGGPPEYLGGRQRLEDEEDEEEAEGGGLASLRQFLEGGVLGSGGGPPRGPGFFREEITTFIDETPLPSPTASPGPSPRRLRPLGLSPRRLSLGSPDSRALGLPLGLSSGRRCSLTGGEGNARAWGGSWGPGNPIFPQLTL, encoded by the exons ATGgctcggggcggggcgggggcagaGGAGGCCTCCCTGCGCTCCAATGCGCTGTCCTGGCTGGCCTGTGGGCTCCTGGCACTGCTGGCCAATGCCTGGATCATCCTCAGCATCTCGGCCAAGCAGCAGAAGCACAAGCCGCTGGAGTTGCTGCTCTGCTTCCTGGCAGGCACACACATACTCATGGCGGCTGTGCCCCTCACCACCTTCGCTGTGGTGCAGCTGCGGCGCCAGGCTTCCTCCGACTATGACTGGAATGAAAGCATTTGCAAGGTCTTTGTGTCCACCTACTACACACTGGCCCTGGCCACCTGCTTCACAGTCGCCTCCCTCTCTTACCATCGCATGTGGATGGTGCGTTGGCCCGTCAACTACCGCCTCAGCAACGCCAAGAAGCAGGCGCTGCATGCTGTCATGGGCATCTGGATGGTCAGCTTCATCCTCTCCACACTGCCTTCCATTGGCTGGCACAACAATGGCGAGCGCTACTACGCCCGAGGCTGCCAGTTCATAGTCTCCAAGATTGGCCTCGGTTTTGGCGTCTGCTTCAGCCTCTTGCTACTTGGGGGCATCGTCATGGGGCTGGTCTGTGTGGCCATCACCTTCTACCAGACACTGTGGGCCCGGCCCCGGAGGGCTCGGCAGGCTCGGAGAGCGGGGGGTGTAGGCGGGGCCAAGGGTGGTGGGCCAGGGGGTTTGGGCACCCGGCCAGCCTTTGAGGTGCCAGCCATTGTGGTGGAGGATGCCCGAGGGAAGCGGCGGTCCTCGCTGGATGGCTCCGAGTCGGCCAAGACATCCCTGCAGGTCACCAACTTGGTCAGCGCCATCGTCTTTCTCTATGACTCACTCACGGGGGTGCCCATCTTG GTGGTGAGCTTCTTCTCCCTTAAGTCGGACTCGGCTCCCCCGTGGATGGTGCTGGCTGTGCTGTGGTGCTCCATGGCACAGACGCTGCTGCTGCCCTCCTTCATCTGGTCCTGCGAGCGCTACCGCGCTGACGTGCGCACGGTGTGGGAGCAGTGCGTGGCTATCATGTCGGAGGAGGATGGCGACGACG ATGGGGGCTGTGATGACTATGCAGATGGCCGGGTGTGCAAAGTTCGCTTTGATGCTAATGGGGCCACAGGACCAGGGGGCAGGGACCCCACCCAGGTGAAGCTGCTGCCTGGAAGGCACATGCTCTTTCCCCCTCTGGAGAGGGTCCACTACTTACAG GTCCCTCTGTCCCGCCGCCTGTCCCACGATGAGACCAACATCTTCACTACTCCTCGGGCACCAGGCTCCTTCCTGCACAAGTGGTCGTCCTCTGATGACATCCGGGTCCTCCCAGCCCAGAGCCGGGCCCTGGGGGGCCCTCCTGAGTACCTGGGAGGAAGACAAAGGTTGGAGGATGAGGAGGACGAAGAGGAGGCTGAAGGTGGGGGGCTGGCAAGCCTTCGCCAATTCCTGGAGGGTGGGGTTCTGGGGTCAGGTGGGGGACCCCCACGGGGTCCTGGCTTCTTCCGGGAGGAGATCACCACCTTCATCGATGAGACACCTCTGCCTTCTCCAACTGCCTCGCCAGGGCCCTCTCCTCGCCGGCTCAGGCCACTGGGCCTCTCACCCCGCCGACTCTCCCTTGGATCCCCTGATAGCAGAGCCCTGGGACTTCCACTGGGGCTGAGTTCAGGGAGACGCTGCTCCCTGACAGGAGGTGAGGGTAATGCAAGAGCTTGGGGAGGGTCCTGGGGCCCAGGTAACCCTATCTTTCCCCAGCTGACCCTGTGA
- the P3H3 gene encoding prolyl 3-hydroxylase 3, protein MLRLLRLLLLLLLLPPPGSPEPPGLTSLSPGAPPQAPDLLYADGLRAYAAGAWAPAVALLREALRSQAALGRARRDCGARCAAEPGAALPVVLLDAPGPDSGPGPAQGAWERLLLRAALRRAECLTQCGAQRLGPGGAARLRVGSAIRDAFRRREPYNYLQRAYYQLKKLDLAAAAAHTFFVANPTHLQMREDMAKYRRMSGVRPQSFRDLETPPHWAAYDTGLELLGRQEAGLALPKLEEALQESLAQMESCRAGCEGPEEQQRQEEEEEGAGSQGGLYEAIAGHWIQVLQCRQRCVGDTATRPGRSFPVPDFLPSQLRRLHEAYAQVGNLSQAVENVLSVLLFYPEDEAAKKALNQYQAQLGEPRPGLRPRENIQRFILRSLGEKKQLYYAMEHLGASFEDPDPWTPAAFIPEALREKLREDQEKRPWDQEPPQQKPLTHWKDVLLLEGVTLTQDARQLNGSDRAVLDGLLTPAECGLLLQLAKDAAEAGARSGYRGRRSPHTPHERFEGLTVLKAAQLARAGAVGRQGAKLLLEVSERVRTLTQAYFSPDRPLHLSFTHLVCRSAIEGEQAQRMDLSHPVHADNCVLDPDTGECWREPPAYTYRDFSGLLYLNDDFQGGDLFFTEPNALTVKAQVRPRCGRLVAFSSGGENPHGVWAVTRGRRCALALWHTWAPEHREQEWTEAKELLQEPEEEEEMPSRDPAPEPPSRRLQRIQDKAGKPPRVREEL, encoded by the exons ATGCTCCGGCTCCTCCggttgctgctgctactgctgctgctgccacccccTGGATCCCCCGAGCCCCCCGGCCTGACCTCGCTGTCCCCGGGGGCGCCCCCCCAGGCCCCGGACTTGCTCTACGCCGACGGGCTGCGCGCCTACGCGGCCGGGGCTTGGGCGCCGGCCGTGGCTCTGCTGCGGGAGGCACTGCGGAGCCAGGCGGCGCTGGGCCGCGCGCGCCGGGACTGCGGGGCGCGCTGTGCTGCCGAGCCGGGGGCCGCGCTCCCCGTCGTGCTCCTTGACGCCCCGGGGCCAGACTCTGGGCCCGGACCGGCGCAGGGGGCCTGGGAGCGGCTGCTCCTCCGGGCCGCGCTCCGCCGCGCCGAGTGCCTGACCCAGTGCGGGGCGCAGAGGTTGGGCCCCGGGGGCGCGGCGCGGCTCCGCGTGGGCAGCGCCATCCGGGACGCCTTCCGCCGCCGCGAGCCCTACAACTACCTGCAGAGGGCCTACTACCAG CTGAAGAAGTTGGACCTGGCAGCGGCCGCAGCACATACCTTCTTTGTAGCAAACCCCACACACCTGCAGATGCGGGAGGACATGGCTAAGTACAGACGCATGTCCGGGGTTCGGCCCCAGAGCTTCCGGGACCTGGAGACGCCCCCGCACTGG GCAGCCTATGACACTGGCCTGGAGCTTCTGGGGCGCCAGGAGGCAGGACTGGCACTGCCCAAGCTCGAGGAGGCCCTGCAGGAGAGCCTGGCCCAGATGGAGAGCTGCCGGGCTGGCTGTGAGGGGCCtgaggagcagcagaggcaggaagaggaggaagaaggggctgggagccagggggGCCTCTATGAGGCCATTGCAG GGCACTGGATTCAGGTCCTGCAGTGCCGGCAGCGCTGTGTGGGGGACACAGCCACACGTCCTGGTCGCAGCTTCCCTGTGCCCGACTTCCTTCCCAGCCAGCTGAGGCGGCTGCACGAGGCATATGCTCAAG TGGGGAATCTGTCCCAGGCTGTGGAAAATGTCCTGAGTGTCCTGCTCTTCTACCCGGAGGATGAGGCTGCCAAGAAGGCTCTGAACCAGTACCAGGCCCAGCTGGGAGAGCCGAGACCAGGCCTTCGGCCAAGAGAG AACATCCAGCGCTTCATCCTTCGATCCCTGGGGGAGAAGAAACAGCTCTACTATGCCATGGAGCACCTGGGCGCCAGCTTCGAGGACCCT GACCCCTGGACCCCGGCAGCTTTCATCCCTGAGGCTCTCAGAGAAAAGCTCAG AGAGGATCAAGAGAAGAGGCCTTGGGACCAGGAGCCTCCACAGCAGAAGCCCTTGACTCACTGGAAGG ATGTCCTCCTCCTGGAGGGAGTAACCCTGACCCAGGATGCCAGACAGCTGAACGGGTCGGATCGAGCGGTGTTGGACGGGCTGCTCACCCCGGCTGAGTGCgggctgctgctgcagctggcCAAG GATGCAGCTGAGGCTGGAGCCAGGTCTGGCTATCGAGGCCGCCGTTCCCCTCATACCCCCCATGAACGCTTCGAGGGGCTCACGGTGCTCAAGGCTGCGCAG CTGGCCCGGGCTGGAGCTGTGGGCAGGCAGGGTGCTAAGCTGCTTCTGGAAGTGAGTGAGCGTGTGCGGACCCTGACGCAGGCCTACTTCTCTCCGGATCGGCCCCTGCATCTTTCCTTCACCCACCTGGTGTGCCGGAGTGCCATAGAAG GAGAGCAAGCGCAGCGCATGGACCTGAGTCACCCGGTGCATGCCGACAACTGCGTCCTGGACCCGGACACCGGAGAGTGCTGGCGGGAGCCCCCAGCCTACACCTATCGAGACTTCAG tggACTCCTCTACCTCAACGATGACTTCCAGGGTGGGGACCTGTTCTTCACAGAGCCCAACGCCCTCACCGTCAAG GCTCAGGTGCGTCCTCGCTGCGGACGCCTCGTGGCCTTCAGTTCCGGTGGGGAGAATCCCCATGGTGTATGGGCCGTGACTCGGGGACGGCGCTGTGCCCTAGCACTGTGGCACACGTGGGCGCCTGAGCACAGGGAGCAG GAGTGGACAGAAGCCAAAGAGCTGctgcaggagccagaggaggaggaagaaatgccCAGCAGAGACCCTGCCCCAGAACCCCCCAGCCGCAGGCTCCAGCGGATCCAGGACAAGGCTGGGAAGCCGCCTCGGGTCCGAGAGGAACTGTGA
- the GNB3 gene encoding guanine nucleotide-binding protein G(I)/G(S)/G(T) subunit beta-3 isoform X1 has product MSPFLVVGSNPHEESGVGCEGQKRGRGAPPTPTPCSWQEPESPLNPSAMGEMEQLRQEAEQLKKQIADARKACADITLAELVSGLEVVGRVQMRTRRTLRGHLAKIYAMHWATDSKLLVSASQDGKLIVWDTYTTNKVHAIPLRSSWVMTCAYAPSGNFVACGGLDNMCSIYSLKSREGNVKVSRELSAHTGYLSCCRFLDDNNIVTSSGDTTCALWDIETGQQKTVFVGHTGDCMSLAVSPDFKLFISGACDASAKLWDVREGTCRQTFTGHESDINAICFFPNGEAICTGSDDASCRLFDLRADQELTAYSHESIICGITSVAFSLSGRLLFAGYDDFNCNVWDSIKCERVGTLSGHDNRVSCLGVTADGMAVATGSWDSFLKIWN; this is encoded by the exons ATGTCCCCATTTCTTGTAGTGGGCTCCAACCCTCATGAGGAGTCTGGTGTGGGGTGTGAGGGACAGAAACGTGGCCGGGGGGCTCCCCCTACACCTACTCCATGTTCCTGGCAGGAGCCGGAGTCACCCCTCAACCCGTCAGCCATGGGGGAGATGGAGCAGCTGCGGCAGGAAGCGGAGCAGCTCAAGAAGCAGATTGCA GACGCCAGGAAAGCCTGTGCTGACATTACTCTGGCAGAG CTGGTGTCTGGCCTAGAGGTCGTGGGACGAGTCCAGATGCGGACACGGCGGACGTTACGAGGACACCTGGCCAAGATCTATGCCATGCACTGGGCCACTGACTCCAA GCTGCTGGTAAGTGCCTCGCAAGATGGGAAGCTGATCGTGTGGGACACCTATACCACCAATAAG GTTCATGCCATCCCGCTGCGCTCCTCCTGGGTCATGACCTGTGCCTATGCCCCGTCAGGGaattttgtggcatgtggggGGCTGGACAACATGTGCTCCATCTACAGCCTCAAATCCCGCGAGGGCAATGTCAAGGTCAGCCGGGAGCTCTCTGCTCACACAG GTTATCTCTCCTGCTGCCGCTTCCTGGACGACAACAACATTGTGACCAGCTCAGGGGACACCACGTG tGCTCTGTGGGACATTGAGACTGGGCAGCAGAAGACAGTGTTTGTGGGACACACGGGGGACTGCATGAGTCTCGCTGTATCTCCTGACTTCAAACTCTTCATTTCGGGGGCCTGTGACGCCAGCGCCAAGCTCTGGGATGTGCGGGAGGGGACCTGCCGGCAGACTTTCACTGGCCATGAATCGGACATCAATGCTATCTGC TTCTTCCCCAATGGAGAGGCCATCTGCACGGGCTCGGACGACGCCTCCTGCCGCCTGTTTGACCTGCGGGCCGACCAGGAGCTGACCGCATACTCCCATGAGAGCATCATCTGCGGCATCACGTCCGTGGCCTTCTCCCTCAGCGGCCGCCTGCTCTTTGCAGGCTATGATGACTTCAACTGCAATGTCTGGGACTCCATCAAGTGCGAGCGCGTGG GCACCCTCTCTGGCCACGACAACAGGGTCAGCTGCCTGGGGGTCACAGCTGATGGGATGGCTGTAGCCACTGGTTCCTGGGACAGCTTCCTCAAAATCTGGAACTGA
- the GNB3 gene encoding guanine nucleotide-binding protein G(I)/G(S)/G(T) subunit beta-3 isoform X2, which produces MGEMEQLRQEAEQLKKQIADARKACADITLAELVSGLEVVGRVQMRTRRTLRGHLAKIYAMHWATDSKLLVSASQDGKLIVWDTYTTNKVHAIPLRSSWVMTCAYAPSGNFVACGGLDNMCSIYSLKSREGNVKVSRELSAHTGYLSCCRFLDDNNIVTSSGDTTCALWDIETGQQKTVFVGHTGDCMSLAVSPDFKLFISGACDASAKLWDVREGTCRQTFTGHESDINAICFFPNGEAICTGSDDASCRLFDLRADQELTAYSHESIICGITSVAFSLSGRLLFAGYDDFNCNVWDSIKCERVGTLSGHDNRVSCLGVTADGMAVATGSWDSFLKIWN; this is translated from the exons ATGGGGGAGATGGAGCAGCTGCGGCAGGAAGCGGAGCAGCTCAAGAAGCAGATTGCA GACGCCAGGAAAGCCTGTGCTGACATTACTCTGGCAGAG CTGGTGTCTGGCCTAGAGGTCGTGGGACGAGTCCAGATGCGGACACGGCGGACGTTACGAGGACACCTGGCCAAGATCTATGCCATGCACTGGGCCACTGACTCCAA GCTGCTGGTAAGTGCCTCGCAAGATGGGAAGCTGATCGTGTGGGACACCTATACCACCAATAAG GTTCATGCCATCCCGCTGCGCTCCTCCTGGGTCATGACCTGTGCCTATGCCCCGTCAGGGaattttgtggcatgtggggGGCTGGACAACATGTGCTCCATCTACAGCCTCAAATCCCGCGAGGGCAATGTCAAGGTCAGCCGGGAGCTCTCTGCTCACACAG GTTATCTCTCCTGCTGCCGCTTCCTGGACGACAACAACATTGTGACCAGCTCAGGGGACACCACGTG tGCTCTGTGGGACATTGAGACTGGGCAGCAGAAGACAGTGTTTGTGGGACACACGGGGGACTGCATGAGTCTCGCTGTATCTCCTGACTTCAAACTCTTCATTTCGGGGGCCTGTGACGCCAGCGCCAAGCTCTGGGATGTGCGGGAGGGGACCTGCCGGCAGACTTTCACTGGCCATGAATCGGACATCAATGCTATCTGC TTCTTCCCCAATGGAGAGGCCATCTGCACGGGCTCGGACGACGCCTCCTGCCGCCTGTTTGACCTGCGGGCCGACCAGGAGCTGACCGCATACTCCCATGAGAGCATCATCTGCGGCATCACGTCCGTGGCCTTCTCCCTCAGCGGCCGCCTGCTCTTTGCAGGCTATGATGACTTCAACTGCAATGTCTGGGACTCCATCAAGTGCGAGCGCGTGG GCACCCTCTCTGGCCACGACAACAGGGTCAGCTGCCTGGGGGTCACAGCTGATGGGATGGCTGTAGCCACTGGTTCCTGGGACAGCTTCCTCAAAATCTGGAACTGA
- the CDCA3 gene encoding cell division cycle-associated protein 3 — MGSAKSVPVTPARPPLHNKHLARVADPRSPTAGILRTPIQVESSPQPNLPAGEQLEGPNEAQDSDPRSPTLGIARTPMKTSSGEPPSPLVKQLSEVFETEAPRLNLLPDPGLPPEAPSSSELDLPLGTQFSLEDQMPPWSQTELPSKQAFSKEETGQPSETSVASQGSDKPLRDPETPRSSGSKCNRQKPKGKVLGRSPLTILQDDNSPGTLTPRQGKWPSLSENVRELKEGAILGTGRLLKTGGRAWEQGQDHDKENQHFPLVEN, encoded by the exons ATGGGCTCAGCCAAGAGCGTCCCAGTTACTCCAGCGCGGCCTCCACTGCACAACAAGCATCTGGCCCGAGTGGCGGACCCCCGTTCACCTACTGCCGGCATCCTTCGCACTCCCATCCAG GTGGAGAGCTCTCCACAGCCAAACCTACCAGCAGGGGAGCAGCTGGAGGGTCCTAATGAGGCCCAGGACTCAGATCCCCGTTCTCCTACCCTTGGTATTGCACGGACACCTATGAAGACCAGCAGCGGAG AGCCCCCAAGCCCACTGGTGAAACAGCTGAGTGAAGTATTTGAGACCGAAGCCCCCAGATTGAATCTTCTCCCAGATCCTGGTCTGCCTCCAGAGGCACCTTCATCTTCTGAATTAGACTTGCCTCTGGGCACCCAGTTTTCCCTTGAGGACCAGATGCCACCTTGGAGCCAAACTGAGCTCCCCTCCAAGCAGGCATTTTCCAAGGAGGAAACAGGACAGCCCTCAGAAACCTCTGTGGCCAGCCAGGGCTCAGACAAGCCCTTGAGAGACCCTGAGACTCCCCGATCTTCAG GTTCCAAGTGCAACAGACAGAAACCAAAGGGGAAAGTACTAGGAAGATCTCCCCTCACCATCCTGCAGGATGACAACTCCCCTGGGACTCTGACACCACGACAG GGTAAGTGGCCTTCTCTGAGTGAAAATGTTAGGGAACTAAAGGAAGGGGCCATTCTGGGAACTGGACGACTTCTGAAAACTGGAGGACGAGCATGGGAGCAAGGCCAGGACCACGACAAGGAAAATCAGCACTTTCCCTTGGTAGAGAACTAG